A stretch of DNA from Thalassospiraceae bacterium LMO-SO8:
AGATTGCTCTCGAAGATTTCACCGTAGTTGCCGTGTGCCTTGATGGCGCGCAGCGCCCAGGCCTTGTCGAGACCGAGCATGGCGCCCAGGTCGCCTTCGGCGCCCAGCAGGCGGGCGACGTCGGGGTTCGGCGGGGTCTTGGCCATTTCATCGGCGTTGGCGGCGGTGACGCCGGATTCCTCGGCCTGGATCAGGGCGAACACGGCCCAGCGGACGATGTCTTCCCACTGGTTGTCACCGTGGCGGACGACCGGACCCAGCGGTTCCTTGGAAATGATTTCCGGCAGGATCACGTGGTCCGAGGGCTTTTCGAAGGTCGCGCGGGTGGCGGCCAGACCGGAAGCATCCGTGGTGTACGCATCGCAACGGTCGGCCAGATAGTTCTTGCGCGCTTCCGAGCTGTCTTCGATCGGCACCGGCGTGTACTTGATCTTGTTGGCGCGGAAGTAGTCGGCGAGGTTCAGTTCGGTCGTCGTCCCGGTCTGGATGCAGACCGTGGCGCCGTCCAGTTCCTTGGCGCTTTTCACGCCCTTGGACTTGCGAATGATGAAGCCCTGCCCGTCGTAGTAGGTCGGGTGGATGAAGGTCAGCTTCACGTCCACGTCACGCACGAAGGTCCATGTAGTGTTGCGGAAGATCACGTCGCCTTCCTTGGAGTTCAGCAGCGTGAACCGGGTCTTGCCGGTGGCCGGAATGAACTTCACCTTTTCCGGGTCGCCGAGGACGGCGGCGGCAACGGAGCGGCACATGTCGGCGTCGAAGCCGGCCCATTTGCCGTTGGCGTCGGTGTAGGAGAACCCGGGCAGGCCGGTGTTCACGATGCAGTGCAGAATGCCGCGCGCCTTGACGTCATCAAGCGTCGCCGCTTGTGCCCCCGAGGCAATGCCGGCAACCGCAACCGCGGCGGCTACGAAACTTGCTCGTTTGAACATTTGTAGATTGCTCCCTGGCTATCTGAAATCGGTTTATTACTTTGTTTTCCGCGGGCGAATGTTCATACCGCACCCGCGAAGGCTTACAGGCGTAACATAACCTACAAAAATCTCTCAAGCGAGAATGATTGTCCTTTTTCCCGGGAAGCCGTCCGCTTTGGTGCGGTGCACACGCGTAACGCCTTGCGAAAACATGGTTTCCCGTTATCTTGCCGAAACGCCCAACCAACCAAGGACTCTCCCCGAAATGACCAAGAAATCACGGCGCAAGGACACGGTGATCGCCCATACGGCGATGAAGCCCTGGGACAACGTGGGCATTCCCAATCCGCCCATTTATTACGCCTCGACCGTGCTGTTCCCGACCGTCGAGGAATTCGAAACCCGCGACCGGCCGCCTTTCAAGGGCGTGCAGTACGGGCGTTCGGGCACGCCGACCCAGTTCGCGGTCGAGGAAGCCGTGACCGCCCTTTACGAAGGCGCCCACCGGACCGTGACCTTCCCGTCGGGGCTGGGCGCCATCGCGGCGGCGACCATCACGTTCCTCAGACACGGCGACCATGTGCTGATTTCCGATTCCGTCTATGGGCCGACGCGCAAGCGGGTCGGCGCCAATCTTCTGGAACGCGCGGGCGTCGAGATCACCTTCTACGATCCCCTGATCGGCGCCGGGATCGAGGACCTGATCCAGCCCAACACGCGCATGATCTACATGGAATCCCCGGGCTCCCACACCTTCGAGGTGCAGGATGTGCCGGCCATCACCAAGGTCGCGCGGGCGCGGGAAATTCTCACCGTGATCGACAACACCTGGTCGTCGGCCTTCTTCTGCAATCCGTTCACGCTGGGCGTCGATATCGTGCTCGAGGCCGGCACCAAGTACCTGTGCGGCCATTCCGACGCCATGCTGGGCACGGTCACGGTCGCGACCGAGGAGCAGTTCCAGGCCTTGAAGGGCATGCAGAACACCCTGGGATCGCGCGCCGGACCCGATGAATGCTATCTGGCGCTGCGCGGCATCCGCACCCTGTCCGTGCGCATGGAACGCCACGAGAAGAACGCGATGGAAGTCGCGACCTGGCTCGCGGCCCGGCCCGAGGTCGAACGCGTGCTCTACCCCGCCCTGCCCACCGACCCCGGCCACGCCTTGTGGAAGCGCGACCATACGGGGGCGTCCGGTCTGTTCGGGGTGATGCTCGGCGATTATTCCAAGGCGGCGGTGTCGGCCATGGTCGACGGGCTCGATCTGTTCGGCATCGGCGCCAGTTGGGGCGGTTTCGAAAGTCTGGCCATCCCCATCAATCCCAAGGGATCGCGCACGGCCGTGCCCTGGGGGCATGACAATCCCATGGTGCGCCTCCATATAGGGCTGGAAGACCCCCGGGACCTGATCGAGGACCTGGAGGAAGGTTTTGCGCGGTTGAACGCCGCGAAGTGACAAGGACGACGGCATGAGCAACGACGTGGCGGACCGGGTGATCGGCCGCCTGACATTCAACGAAGCCGGCCTGATCCCCGCCGTGGCGCAGCAGTTTGATACGGGCGAGATGCTCATGCTCGCCTGGATGAACGCCGACGCCATCCGCGAAACCCTGGCAACGGGCCGGGTCTGCTACTTCTCTCGCTCCAAGAACCGGCTGTGGCGCAAGGGCGAAAGCTCGGGCCAGATCCAGGCACTCAAGGAATTCCGCTTCGACTGCGACGAGGACACGGTGCTGTTGCTGGTCGATCAGACCGGCGTGGCCTGCCACACGGGGCGCCACAACTGCTTTTTCCACGCCGTGCAGGGCGGCGACATCCGCGTCATCGCCGAGCCCGAGGTCACGCCGGAGGCCCTCTATGGCGGAAAGGACTGAGGCGGAAAGGACTGAGGTGGAAAGGACTGGCGCCGAGACGGCGGACGCCCCACAGAACGTCAACGCGCGGCTGATCGCCAAGACCATTCCCGTCACCGTGCTGACCGGCTTCCTCGGGGCCGGCAAGACGACGCTGCTCAATAAACTGCTCGGCCATCCCGACATGGGCGAGGCGGCCGTGCTGATCAACGAGTTCGGCGAGATCGGCATCGACCACCTGCTGGTCAAGGAAACCCGCGAGGACACGGTGCTGCTCAATTCGGGCTGCCTGTGCTGCACCGTGCGCGGCGACCTGGTCAACGCCATGCGCGAGCTGTTCTGGCAGCGCTTCGACAAGAAAATTCCCTGGTTCAAGCGCGTGGTCATCGAGACCACGGGCCTGGCCGACCCCGCCCCCATCATCCACACCCTGATGACCGACCCCACCGTGGGGCCGCGCTACCGGCTCGACGGCATCGTCACCGTGGTCGACGCGGTGAACGGAGCGCAGACCCTGGACGCCCAGCCGGAAAGCGTGAAACAGGCCGCCGTCGCCGACCGCATCGTGCTGACCAAGGCCGACCTGGCCTCGCCGGAACAACTGGCGGCAATCCGGGACCGCCTGCGCGACCTCAACCCGTCGGCCCCCGTGTTCGACGCGTCCGCCGAATTTGGCCCCAAGGACCTGTTCGACGCCGGCCTGTTCAAGGCCGATCGCAAGATCGCCGACGTCGCCGGCTGGTTGCGCGCCGAAGCCTTCGCGCAGGACCATGCCGACCATGGACATGGCCACGACCACGATCATGACCACGGCCATCATCATCACCATGATCCCAACCGCCACGACGCGCGTATTACGTCCTTCTGCATGACCGTGGATCGGCCCATCCCCTGGGACAGCTTCGTCACCTGGATCGAGATGCTGATCACGACCCAAGGCGAAAATCTGTTGCGCATCAAGGGGATATTGAACGTGGCGGGCGAGCCCAATCCGGTCGCCGTGCATGGGGTGCAGCACCTGTTCCATCCGCCCGCGGGCCTGCCCGGCTGGCCCGACGACGATCACCGCTCGAAAATCGTGTTCATCACCCGCGACATCGGCCGCAAGGTGATCGAAGACACCTTCAAAGCCTTCGTGGACGCGGCCCGGGCCATGCCCTAGCGTGCCCCCGGCATGGGCACGGGAGGCACACGCCATGGCAATGGACGACGAGATCGAGGACCTGGTCAAACGCCTGGTCCGCCTGGAGAAGGAGATCGAGGGCAAGCTGGAGGCTCAGCGGGAGACCTTGCAGTACCGCGTGGAGGCCGGCCGGGCCGTGTTCGAGGACGAGGTCCTGCGCCGCCACAGATTGCTCAAGACCGGGCTGGTGACCTTCCTGCGCCGGTCGCCGCTCGCGACCCTGCTGGTCGCCCCCGCCGTTTACGGCCTCATCGTGCCCTTCTTGATCCTCGACATCGGCGTCACCGTGTTTCAGGCCATCTGCTACACCATATGGCGCATGGAACGCGTCAAGCGCTCGGACTACGTGGTCATCGACCGCCACCGCCTGCCCTACCTGAACCTTATCGAAAAACTGAACTGCCTCTATTGCGGCTACGCCAACGGGGTGATCGCCTATACCCGGGAGGCCGCCAGCCGCACTGAGCAGTACTGGTGCCCGATCAAGCATGCCCTGCGGGTCCGCACACCGCATGGGCGCTACCGCCGGTTCGTCGACTACGGCGACACGCGGGACTTCCGCGAACGGCTGGACGCCTTGCGCCGCGAGGTCATGTCCCCGCCGCCGAGCAGTTGAGCGTCCTGCATCCAACAGTCACCGAAGCCGCCTGATCCCCGCCCCGCGATGACGGCGATTTCCGGCCGCCGCTGGATGTCCTAATATCCGGCCATGCTCGAGCCTGCTCTCATCGCCTTCACGACCTTTCTCGCGACCATCGGGCCGCAGGACGTGGCGATCATTTTCGCCGCCCTGACAGCCAAGGCATCCGCGGACATGCGCCGGCGCACGGCCGTCCGCGCCGTCCTCATCGCCGCCCTGATCCTGGGATTTTTCGCACTTTTGGGCAAACCGGTGCTGACCTACATGGGCATCACCCTGCCGGCCCTGCGCACGGCGGGCGGGATTTTGCTGCTGCTGGTCGCCATCGATCTGGTATTCGCCCGGAATTCAGGGATGACCTCGACGACCGAGGAGGAAAATGCCGAATCCGCGACCCGCAAGGACGTCTCCGTGTTTCCCCTGGCCACGCCGCTGATCGCCGGGCCGGGCACCATCGGCGCGGTCATCCTGCTGATTTCCGACGCCCATGGCGATGTCCGCAAGGTCGCCGCCGTTCTGGGCGCCTTGGCCGCGGTGCTGGCGATCTCGCTGATTCTCATGCTGGCGGCGGCACAGGTTCAGAAGCGCCTGGGCGTGACCGGCGTGCACGTGCTGTCGCGGGTGTTCGGGATTCTCTTGGCCGCCCTCGCCGTGCAATTCCTGTTCGACGGCATCCGCGCGAGCGGCCTGCTGGCCGGGCTGCCCGGCGGCGGTTAGGCGCTTTTGCCCAACGTCGCGATCAGGGCAAGCAGCTTGTCCGCGTCGATGGGTTTCTCGACATAGCCGTCGGCCCCCAGTTCCTTCGTCCGCCCTTTCCAGGTCTCTGCGGAATGGGCCGATACGATGATGATCTTGGTCTGGCGCAGGCGGTTGCTCCGCCGCAGTTCCCGGCACATGTCGAAGCCGTCGACGGCCGCCATCTGAAGATCCGTCAGGACGACATCCGGAATTTCCTGCCTGATGGTCGAAATCGCCGTGTCGGCCATCAGATCGCTCATCACCTCATGGCCGGCGCCTTCAAGAACGGACGTCAGAATTTCAACGGTGATCGGGTCGTCATCGACGATAAAGACTTTCAAGGGCTTCCATCCGATATCTGATCCAAATGTAGGCCCCTTGAGGGCGGACGTCTATGCCGCCTGTTCCCTTTCCCAGGGCGGCACGGGACCGAACTTCTCGGCGAAGTAGTCGATGAAGGCGCGCACGTTGGGCGACAGGTTCCGCTTGTTGGAATAGATCGCCAGGATATCCGACGTTTCATCCGCGTAATCGGGCAACACCCGGACCAAACGCCCCTGCGCCAGGGCATCGTTAACCAGATAGGTGGAAAGCCGGGCGATCCCGACCCCGGCCAGCACGGCGTAATAGATGGCGTCGGCGCTGTTGGCCTCGAAATTGCCCTTGATCGGCAGGCGTATGGGGCCGGAACTCTGGTCTCCCTGGCCGTCGTCGAAGGTCCAGGTGTTCCAGGCTTCCACCGTGGAAATGCGCAGGCAGTTATGGGCCGGCACATCATCCGGGGTGCGCGGCATGCCGTTGGCGGCGACATAGGACGGCGCCGCGACGTAGACCCGGCGGTTGGTCGCCAGTTTGCGCGAGACCACGGACGAATCGTCGATCTGTTCGGAAAACCGGATGGCCACGTCGACCTGTTCCTCGACCAGATCGATGACCCGGTCCGTGGCGTCTAGAGAGATTTTCAAATCCGGATTGACGGCCAGAAACGCGGGCAGCAGCGGCAGCAGCTGCGCCTTGGCGAACGCCACGGTCGCCGCCACCTTCAGGGTGCCCTGGGGGTGGTCGACCATGTTGAGAACCAGGGATTCGGCCTCCTGCACGCTCTGCGACACCTCGGCGCAGCGGACATAGAACGCGCGTCCGACCTCGGTCAGGGAGATACGCCGGGTCGAGCGATTCAACAGCCGCGTTCCCAGGCGGTCCTCCAACTGGCCGATCTGGCGGCTGACCGCCGAGGGCGTCAGGCCGAGATCCCGCGCGGCGGCGGAAAACCCGCCGTTTTCAACGACGGCGGCGAACATGATCATCTGTGTCGCGATATCCATTAACTTATTTCCAATTAAGTTTTGACCGTTTGTGCGTAAAAGTCACAAGCCTTGTGCAATCCGAGGGGATT
This window harbors:
- a CDS encoding GTP-binding protein, coding for MIAKTIPVTVLTGFLGAGKTTLLNKLLGHPDMGEAAVLINEFGEIGIDHLLVKETREDTVLLNSGCLCCTVRGDLVNAMRELFWQRFDKKIPWFKRVVIETTGLADPAPIIHTLMTDPTVGPRYRLDGIVTVVDAVNGAQTLDAQPESVKQAAVADRIVLTKADLASPEQLAAIRDRLRDLNPSAPVFDASAEFGPKDLFDAGLFKADRKIADVAGWLRAEAFAQDHADHGHGHDHDHDHGHHHHHDPNRHDARITSFCMTVDRPIPWDSFVTWIEMLITTQGENLLRIKGILNVAGEPNPVAVHGVQHLFHPPAGLPGWPDDDHRSKIVFITRDIGRKVIEDTFKAFVDAARAMP
- a CDS encoding LysR family transcriptional regulator; translation: MDIATQMIMFAAVVENGGFSAAARDLGLTPSAVSRQIGQLEDRLGTRLLNRSTRRISLTEVGRAFYVRCAEVSQSVQEAESLVLNMVDHPQGTLKVAATVAFAKAQLLPLLPAFLAVNPDLKISLDATDRVIDLVEEQVDVAIRFSEQIDDSSVVSRKLATNRRVYVAAPSYVAANGMPRTPDDVPAHNCLRISTVEAWNTWTFDDGQGDQSSGPIRLPIKGNFEANSADAIYYAVLAGVGIARLSTYLVNDALAQGRLVRVLPDYADETSDILAIYSNKRNLSPNVRAFIDYFAEKFGPVPPWEREQAA
- a CDS encoding amino acid ABC transporter substrate-binding protein — translated: MFKRASFVAAAVAVAGIASGAQAATLDDVKARGILHCIVNTGLPGFSYTDANGKWAGFDADMCRSVAAAVLGDPEKVKFIPATGKTRFTLLNSKEGDVIFRNTTWTFVRDVDVKLTFIHPTYYDGQGFIIRKSKGVKSAKELDGATVCIQTGTTTELNLADYFRANKIKYTPVPIEDSSEARKNYLADRCDAYTTDASGLAATRATFEKPSDHVILPEIISKEPLGPVVRHGDNQWEDIVRWAVFALIQAEESGVTAANADEMAKTPPNPDVARLLGAEGDLGAMLGLDKAWALRAIKAHGNYGEIFESNLGTKTPIGLERGLNAQYTNGGLQYAPPFR
- the hisI gene encoding phosphoribosyl-AMP cyclohydrolase, yielding MSNDVADRVIGRLTFNEAGLIPAVAQQFDTGEMLMLAWMNADAIRETLATGRVCYFSRSKNRLWRKGESSGQIQALKEFRFDCDEDTVLLLVDQTGVACHTGRHNCFFHAVQGGDIRVIAEPEVTPEALYGGKD
- a CDS encoding response regulator, coding for MKVFIVDDDPITVEILTSVLEGAGHEVMSDLMADTAISTIRQEIPDVVLTDLQMAAVDGFDMCRELRRSNRLRQTKIIIVSAHSAETWKGRTKELGADGYVEKPIDADKLLALIATLGKSA
- the metC gene encoding cystathionine beta-lyase, giving the protein MTKKSRRKDTVIAHTAMKPWDNVGIPNPPIYYASTVLFPTVEEFETRDRPPFKGVQYGRSGTPTQFAVEEAVTALYEGAHRTVTFPSGLGAIAAATITFLRHGDHVLISDSVYGPTRKRVGANLLERAGVEITFYDPLIGAGIEDLIQPNTRMIYMESPGSHTFEVQDVPAITKVARAREILTVIDNTWSSAFFCNPFTLGVDIVLEAGTKYLCGHSDAMLGTVTVATEEQFQALKGMQNTLGSRAGPDECYLALRGIRTLSVRMERHEKNAMEVATWLAARPEVERVLYPALPTDPGHALWKRDHTGASGLFGVMLGDYSKAAVSAMVDGLDLFGIGASWGGFESLAIPINPKGSRTAVPWGHDNPMVRLHIGLEDPRDLIEDLEEGFARLNAAK
- a CDS encoding MarC family protein produces the protein MLEPALIAFTTFLATIGPQDVAIIFAALTAKASADMRRRTAVRAVLIAALILGFFALLGKPVLTYMGITLPALRTAGGILLLLVAIDLVFARNSGMTSTTEEENAESATRKDVSVFPLATPLIAGPGTIGAVILLISDAHGDVRKVAAVLGALAAVLAISLILMLAAAQVQKRLGVTGVHVLSRVFGILLAALAVQFLFDGIRASGLLAGLPGGG